One segment of Pantoea sp. Lij88 DNA contains the following:
- a CDS encoding universal stress protein, whose amino-acid sequence MKTLLMAIDHSPVAEKVVALTIEEALAHRADVVVLCCVDPAYSSCNQPMEIDAGEDPADFVAAQDEQNTAEMVVRHALAPLLRAGINARGMILAGDAADTIVAQSQQLKASMIIMGRRHLSSFNRLLKGSVSASVIERAHCPVLIDVRKD is encoded by the coding sequence ATGAAAACCCTGCTGATGGCCATTGACCACTCTCCGGTCGCGGAGAAAGTGGTTGCCTTAACGATTGAAGAAGCGCTGGCGCATCGCGCCGATGTCGTCGTGCTCTGCTGTGTCGATCCTGCCTACTCGTCCTGTAATCAGCCGATGGAAATCGATGCGGGTGAAGACCCGGCCGATTTTGTGGCGGCGCAGGATGAGCAGAATACGGCGGAAATGGTGGTGCGCCATGCACTGGCCCCGTTACTGCGCGCGGGCATTAATGCGCGCGGCATGATTCTGGCGGGTGACGCCGCAGATACCATCGTTGCCCAGTCGCAACAGCTTAAGGCCAGCATGATTATCATGGGACGCCGACATCTCTCTTCGTTTAATCGGCTGTTAAAAGGCTCGGTCAGCGCGTCGGTTATCGAGCGTGCTCACTGTCCTGTGCTGATCGATGTGCGTAAGGATTAA
- a CDS encoding SMP-30/gluconolactonase/LRE family protein, giving the protein MAHDVKNILALQAELGECPLWSVEEQVLYCVDILAPAIHRFDPVSGELQTFPQAEEVGCIGLREQGGLIAALRGGVWLLDAQGKPEKKIAENPGVAAQSRFNDGRVDPWGNFWCGSLWEPQDKNGGLLCRVTPDLKLEVKARDIKISNGLAFSPDRRWMYHSDTPNEALYRYPLNEQGEPGERTLFRRFDAKGGLPDGAAVDSEGFYWSAQFDGGRVVRIDPQSSEIVDEILLPVKWPTMVAFGGADLKTLFITSSREDRTEEELARYPQSGDIFAVDVAVAGMAEPRFRG; this is encoded by the coding sequence ATGGCGCATGACGTGAAAAATATTCTGGCTTTACAGGCTGAACTGGGCGAATGCCCGCTCTGGTCTGTCGAAGAGCAGGTGCTCTACTGTGTCGATATCCTGGCACCGGCGATTCACCGTTTTGATCCGGTCAGCGGCGAACTGCAGACCTTCCCGCAGGCGGAAGAGGTGGGATGCATCGGTCTGCGTGAGCAGGGCGGGCTGATCGCCGCATTACGTGGCGGTGTCTGGCTGCTGGATGCACAGGGTAAACCTGAGAAGAAAATCGCAGAGAATCCGGGAGTAGCCGCGCAAAGCCGCTTTAATGATGGCCGCGTCGATCCCTGGGGTAACTTCTGGTGCGGCAGCCTGTGGGAACCGCAGGACAAAAATGGCGGGCTGCTGTGCCGCGTGACGCCGGACCTGAAACTGGAGGTGAAAGCGCGCGACATTAAAATTTCCAACGGACTGGCATTCTCTCCCGACCGGCGCTGGATGTATCACAGCGACACGCCGAATGAGGCGCTCTATCGTTATCCGTTAAATGAGCAGGGTGAACCGGGCGAACGCACCCTGTTCCGCCGCTTCGACGCGAAAGGGGGATTACCGGATGGTGCCGCAGTGGATAGTGAAGGCTTTTACTGGTCAGCACAGTTTGATGGCGGACGCGTGGTGCGTATCGATCCGCAGAGCAGCGAAATCGTGGATGAGATCCTGCTGCCGGTGAAGTGGCCAACCATGGTGGCCTTTGGCGGTGCCGATCTTAAAACGCTGTTCATCACCAGTTCACGCGAAGATCGTACCGAAGAGGAGCTGGCGCGCTATCCACAATCTGGCGATATCTTTGCCGTGGATGTCGCGGTAGCGGGAATGGCCGAGCCGCGATTCCGCGGCTAA
- the ypdK gene encoding membrane protein YpdK: MKYALMGISFFALLWFGTFVLLLK; this comes from the coding sequence GTGAAATATGCCTTGATGGGAATATCTTTTTTCGCGTTACTTTGGTTCGGCACTTTTGTTCTGCTGCTGAAGTAA
- a CDS encoding GNAT family N-acetyltransferase produces the protein MQLVTARLTLSKLQPEDWQLFRAVHEDRDTMKWVSEIPDEADIRQRFTTRLAPWQPGSFHMLCLVARRRDSGEPIGLFGCSPEWEPHRQAEVGYMLLHRYCGQGYGSEALAALCQFLLEADFHKLKAMVIEGNWASRRILEKNGFQLEGTLRDNYLLDGHWVNDWLLGRLNPQQ, from the coding sequence ATGCAACTTGTCACCGCCAGATTAACCCTCAGTAAATTACAGCCAGAAGACTGGCAACTTTTTCGTGCCGTCCATGAAGACCGAGACACCATGAAATGGGTCAGCGAAATCCCCGATGAAGCGGATATCCGTCAGCGCTTCACCACGCGTCTGGCACCCTGGCAGCCGGGCAGTTTTCACATGCTCTGCCTGGTGGCACGACGCCGTGACAGCGGTGAGCCGATTGGCCTGTTTGGCTGCAGCCCCGAATGGGAGCCACATCGTCAGGCGGAAGTGGGCTACATGCTGCTGCATCGCTACTGTGGTCAGGGCTATGGCAGCGAAGCGCTGGCGGCGCTGTGCCAGTTTTTGCTGGAAGCGGATTTCCACAAACTTAAGGCGATGGTGATTGAAGGAAACTGGGCCTCACGCCGTATTCTGGAGAAAAACGGCTTTCAGCTGGAGGGCACGCTGCGGGATAATTATCTGCTGGACGGCCACTGGGTGAACGATTGGCTGCTGGGACGGCTGAATCCGCAACAATAA
- a CDS encoding MFS transporter: MNAKPAAAPAPHPFTLRLALGLVGVLIAALTSGLNDRVSDIALADIRAAIGIGFDQGSWIISGYQAAEVAAMMIAPWFAVTLSLRRFTLGVSAGFMLTGILLPLVPDPTLFISLRVLQGLFGGALPPMLMTVALRFLPPPFKLFGLAGYALTATFGPNMAASLASLWTDHVSWMMVFWQVVPGMLIAMVLISWGIPQDPLRPERFQQIDLFGMVTGCSAVALLVLVLTQGERLDWLNSPLIAGMLLAALPLLLVFLINEWFHPLPLFKLQMLRRPNLAHGLLGLACVLILGLSGSALPSAYFAQVSGFRTLEFAPLALAVGLPQLLIAPLIAALLNIRWIDCRWMLTAGVGLLVTSCLLGTQITSDWARQNFWLLQILQAFGQPMIILPILMSATSVVAPPEGPFASAMFNTVRGFSSIAASTLVEVFLSHREQFHSSILINQAASRSWLMTAPTADQASRSLPLLPDGSISASDNLSGFATLVRHQATVLSLSDSWLMLTGFAACLLLLTAILPKRVWPPQTLIQNPSRNN, from the coding sequence ATGAACGCCAAGCCAGCCGCCGCGCCGGCCCCTCATCCTTTTACATTGCGACTGGCCCTGGGCCTGGTCGGCGTGCTCATTGCTGCGCTGACCTCCGGGCTGAACGATCGCGTCAGTGATATCGCACTGGCCGATATCCGTGCCGCGATCGGCATCGGTTTCGATCAGGGTAGCTGGATTATCTCCGGTTATCAGGCGGCCGAAGTCGCCGCTATGATGATCGCGCCCTGGTTCGCCGTCACCCTGTCGCTGCGGCGTTTTACGCTCGGCGTGTCGGCGGGATTTATGCTGACCGGCATTCTGCTGCCGCTGGTGCCGGACCCAACGCTGTTTATCAGCCTGCGCGTGCTGCAGGGCCTGTTTGGTGGCGCACTGCCGCCGATGCTGATGACCGTCGCCCTGCGCTTTCTGCCCCCGCCCTTTAAGCTGTTTGGCCTGGCGGGCTATGCCCTGACCGCGACGTTTGGCCCCAACATGGCGGCCTCGCTGGCCTCACTGTGGACAGACCATGTCAGCTGGATGATGGTGTTCTGGCAGGTAGTGCCCGGCATGCTGATTGCAATGGTGCTGATTAGCTGGGGGATACCGCAGGACCCGCTGCGTCCGGAACGCTTTCAGCAGATCGATCTGTTCGGCATGGTGACCGGCTGCAGTGCTGTCGCACTGCTGGTTCTGGTATTGACCCAGGGTGAGCGCCTGGACTGGCTGAACTCCCCACTGATCGCCGGTATGCTGCTGGCCGCGCTGCCGCTGCTGCTGGTGTTCCTGATCAATGAGTGGTTTCACCCGCTGCCGCTGTTTAAATTGCAGATGCTCCGGCGACCAAATCTGGCGCACGGTCTGCTCGGGCTGGCCTGTGTGCTTATCCTGGGGCTTTCGGGTTCCGCGCTGCCGTCGGCCTATTTTGCGCAGGTCAGCGGCTTTCGCACCCTTGAGTTTGCCCCGCTGGCGCTGGCGGTGGGCCTGCCGCAACTGCTGATTGCGCCGCTAATTGCAGCTCTGCTGAATATTCGCTGGATTGACTGCCGCTGGATGCTCACGGCGGGCGTCGGCCTGCTGGTGACCTCCTGTCTGCTGGGCACGCAGATCACCAGTGACTGGGCACGACAGAATTTCTGGCTGCTGCAGATCCTGCAGGCGTTCGGCCAGCCGATGATTATTCTGCCGATCCTGATGAGTGCCACCAGCGTTGTCGCCCCGCCAGAAGGCCCGTTTGCCTCGGCGATGTTTAATACGGTACGCGGCTTCTCCAGCATCGCCGCCTCCACGCTGGTTGAGGTTTTCCTCTCCCATCGCGAGCAGTTTCACTCCAGTATCCTGATTAATCAGGCCGCCAGTCGCAGCTGGCTGATGACCGCGCCGACGGCCGATCAGGCCAGCCGCAGTTTGCCGCTGTTGCCGGATGGCAGCATCAGCGCCAGCGATAATCTCAGCGGATTCGCCACGCTGGTGCGGCATCAGGCCACGGTGCTGAGTCTGAGTGACAGCTGGCTGATGCTGACCGGCTTTGCCGCCTGCCTGTTATTGCTTACCGCCATCCTGCCCAAACGGGTCTGGCCGCCTCAAACTTTGATTCAAAACCCTTCCCGGAATAACTGA
- a CDS encoding HlyD family secretion protein, whose translation MRAFEMRRTLLLSVLLLVLLAIAFAVWSMMTGNDHRTNDAYVNADYTLVAPKVSGYISNVQVQDNQQVKAGQLLATLDDRDYRVALESAEADLQVSQAKLLSSQAQLEQQQSVIDQQKASVAASQASAQYAGQSADRYNRLYKSGTVAADDQQKASSNQRSALAAVHQSQAALASAMKQVGVLQAAVRSAEADVAAAKASVDQARLNLSYTRITAPVDGMVGQRSVRIGAYVSAGTRLLAVVPLQQTYITANYLETQLSDVRPGQRVRISVDALPGETFTGHVDSIAPATGATFSAIAPDNATGNYTKVVQRLPVKIVLDGDQQHLAQLRVGMSAIPDIQVP comes from the coding sequence ATGCGTGCTTTCGAAATGAGAAGAACCCTGCTGCTGAGTGTGCTGCTGCTGGTGTTACTGGCCATCGCCTTTGCAGTCTGGTCAATGATGACCGGCAACGATCACCGTACCAACGATGCTTACGTTAACGCGGATTACACCCTGGTGGCGCCGAAAGTCTCCGGTTACATCAGCAACGTGCAGGTGCAGGATAATCAGCAGGTCAAAGCGGGCCAGCTGTTGGCAACGCTGGACGACCGTGACTACCGTGTTGCGCTGGAGAGTGCCGAGGCTGACCTGCAGGTGAGTCAGGCGAAACTGCTGAGCAGCCAGGCCCAGCTTGAACAGCAGCAGTCGGTGATTGATCAGCAGAAAGCCAGCGTCGCGGCCAGCCAGGCTTCCGCGCAGTATGCCGGTCAGAGCGCCGATCGCTATAACCGCCTCTATAAAAGCGGCACCGTAGCCGCCGACGATCAGCAGAAAGCGAGCTCGAATCAACGCTCCGCGCTGGCAGCCGTGCATCAGAGTCAGGCCGCGCTGGCGTCGGCCATGAAACAGGTGGGTGTGTTACAGGCCGCGGTGCGTTCAGCTGAGGCGGATGTCGCCGCGGCTAAAGCCAGCGTCGATCAGGCAAGGCTGAATCTCTCCTACACGCGCATTACGGCTCCCGTTGACGGCATGGTCGGTCAGCGTTCGGTGCGGATTGGCGCATATGTTTCAGCCGGAACCCGTCTGCTGGCGGTGGTGCCGCTGCAGCAAACCTACATCACGGCTAACTACCTTGAGACGCAGTTAAGCGATGTGCGTCCGGGTCAGCGGGTGCGAATCAGTGTGGATGCCCTGCCGGGCGAGACCTTTACCGGCCATGTGGACAGCATCGCACCGGCCACCGGCGCAACTTTTTCGGCGATTGCTCCCGACAACGCCACCGGCAACTACACTAAAGTCGTTCAGCGTCTGCCGGTAAAAATTGTGCTGGATGGTGACCAACAGCATCTGGCTCAGTTACGTGTCGGCATGTCGGCGATCCCCGACATTCAGGTGCCGTAA
- a CDS encoding IclR family transcriptional regulator has protein sequence MAHQPSSREEEKTGGIQVIARAAKILNALGEQPGGMSLGEIAQAVELPRSTVQRIVAALDSAELVRSSGAGGLRLGPALLKLISSVHTDVVDLVSPLLEKLSSDTNETVSLARASGSQLAIIHHVVASRELRVVPHMGLNLPLYSTSGGRALLALECEKDVRTIVGDAWQELTDMTVKTLPQLLQLIREVRETGIAVDRGETLEGISTMAFALDTLFGRFSVSLLVPSARFLRHEARFRDEMLKCKEALVREIGKVAAIEG, from the coding sequence ATGGCACATCAACCCTCCAGCCGCGAGGAGGAAAAAACGGGCGGCATTCAGGTCATCGCCCGTGCGGCAAAAATTCTTAATGCGCTGGGCGAACAGCCGGGCGGCATGAGCCTCGGCGAGATTGCTCAGGCGGTGGAACTGCCCCGTTCAACGGTGCAGCGCATTGTCGCCGCACTCGACAGCGCTGAACTGGTGCGCAGCAGCGGGGCGGGTGGACTGCGACTGGGGCCGGCCCTGTTAAAGCTGATCTCCAGCGTCCACACCGACGTGGTCGATCTGGTCAGTCCGCTGCTGGAAAAACTCTCTTCCGACACTAATGAAACGGTCTCGCTGGCGCGCGCCAGCGGCAGCCAACTGGCGATTATTCACCACGTTGTGGCGTCGCGGGAGCTTCGTGTGGTTCCGCATATGGGACTCAATCTGCCGCTCTACAGCACCTCCGGTGGACGGGCGTTGCTGGCGCTGGAGTGTGAAAAAGATGTGCGAACCATCGTCGGCGACGCCTGGCAGGAGTTAACCGATATGACGGTGAAAACGCTGCCGCAGTTGCTGCAACTTATCAGGGAAGTGCGCGAAACCGGTATCGCCGTGGATCGCGGTGAAACGCTGGAAGGTATCTCTACCATGGCGTTTGCGCTGGATACGCTGTTTGGTCGCTTTTCTGTCTCTTTGCTGGTGCCCTCTGCACGTTTTCTTCGACACGAAGCCCGTTTTCGTGACGAGATGCTGAAGTGCAAAGAGGCGCTGGTGCGTGAAATCGGCAAAGTCGCCGCGATTGAAGGATAA
- the alaC gene encoding alanine transaminase: MADNSTPRRFSRIERLPPYVFNITAELKMAARRRGEDIIDFSMGNPDGPTPPHIVEKLCQVAQRDDTHGYSTSRGIPRLRRAISRWYADRYQVEIDPESEAIVTIGSKEGLAHLMLATLDHGDTVLVPNPSYPIHIYGAVIAGAQVRSVPLVAGVDFFNELERAIRESYPKPKMMILGFPSNPTAQCVELDFFERVIALAKQYNVLVIHDLAYADIVYDGWKAPSIMQVPGARDVAVEFFTLSKSYNMAGWRIGFMVGNKELVAALARIKSYHDYGTFTPLQVAAIAALEGDQQCVRDIAEQYKRRRDVLVKGLHEAGWMVDNPKASMYVWAKIPDHYAHLGSLEFAKHMLQEAKVCVSPGIGFGDYGDTHVRFALIENSDRIRQAVRGIKAMFRADGVLPGSMKTEES; this comes from the coding sequence ATGGCTGATAACAGCACACCCCGTCGTTTCTCGCGTATTGAACGTTTACCCCCTTACGTTTTCAACATCACCGCTGAACTGAAGATGGCTGCGCGTCGGCGCGGCGAAGATATCATCGACTTTTCAATGGGCAATCCTGATGGCCCGACGCCGCCACACATCGTCGAAAAGTTATGCCAGGTGGCGCAGCGTGACGATACCCACGGTTATTCCACCTCGCGCGGCATTCCGCGACTGCGCAGAGCGATCTCGCGCTGGTACGCCGATCGCTATCAGGTGGAAATCGATCCCGAATCTGAGGCGATTGTCACCATCGGTTCCAAAGAGGGGCTGGCGCACCTGATGCTGGCAACGCTGGATCATGGGGATACCGTGCTGGTGCCCAATCCCAGCTATCCGATTCATATCTACGGAGCGGTGATTGCCGGTGCGCAGGTGCGATCGGTGCCGCTGGTCGCGGGGGTCGATTTCTTCAATGAGCTGGAACGCGCCATCCGCGAGAGCTACCCCAAGCCAAAAATGATGATCCTCGGTTTCCCGTCTAACCCCACCGCACAGTGTGTGGAGCTCGACTTTTTCGAGCGGGTCATTGCGCTGGCGAAGCAGTACAACGTGCTGGTGATCCACGATCTGGCCTATGCCGACATCGTTTACGATGGCTGGAAAGCGCCGTCGATTATGCAGGTGCCCGGCGCGCGTGATGTCGCCGTGGAATTCTTTACCCTGTCGAAAAGCTACAACATGGCGGGCTGGCGCATCGGTTTCATGGTGGGCAATAAAGAGCTGGTCGCCGCGCTGGCACGAATCAAAAGTTACCATGACTACGGCACCTTTACGCCGCTGCAGGTGGCAGCGATTGCGGCGCTGGAAGGGGATCAGCAGTGTGTGCGTGACATCGCTGAGCAGTACAAACGCCGCCGTGATGTGCTGGTCAAAGGTTTGCATGAAGCGGGCTGGATGGTGGATAACCCCAAAGCCTCGATGTACGTCTGGGCAAAAATTCCCGACCATTATGCGCATCTGGGTTCGCTGGAGTTTGCCAAACATATGCTGCAGGAGGCGAAGGTCTGTGTCTCACCCGGCATCGGGTTTGGCGACTATGGGGACACGCACGTGCGATTTGCGCTGATTGAAAACAGCGATCGTATTCGTCAGGCGGTACGGGGAATTAAAGCGATGTTTCGTGCCGATGGCGTCTTGCCGGGCAGCATGAAAACGGAAGAGAGCTGA
- a CDS encoding lipoprotein, protein MKKLITGAVALILLSGCTASKPGAFERVDEDPDSNTVQYRFDPQKVNRDAMDIDLANYCSSKGFDKVEALPAQESHIPGLKKAWFQCNYALKS, encoded by the coding sequence ATGAAAAAACTAATTACCGGCGCAGTGGCGCTGATCCTGCTGAGTGGATGTACTGCCAGCAAACCCGGGGCATTTGAACGCGTTGATGAAGATCCAGACTCAAATACTGTGCAGTACCGTTTTGACCCGCAAAAGGTCAATCGTGATGCAATGGATATTGATCTGGCGAATTACTGCAGCAGTAAAGGATTTGATAAAGTCGAGGCGTTGCCTGCGCAGGAGAGTCATATTCCGGGACTGAAGAAAGCCTGGTTCCAGTGTAATTACGCGCTGAAAAGCTAA